TATATCTTGCCTTCTTCAAGACGCCTTCTCAAGTCTTCGGCAGTGAGGTCAACATCAACGATCTGATCCGCCTCGGCAAGAACTGAATCGGGTAAGCGTTCCCTGACCTTTACCCCAACAGCCTTTTCAACAATATTGTAGAGGCTTTCCAGATGTTGAAGATTCATTGTTGTAATGACATGGATACCTTCAGCAAGGATGTCCTGAACATCCTGATACCTTTTCGGGTTTCTGCTTCCCGGTACATTTGTATGGGCAAGTTCATCAATGAGGACAACCTGTGGTTTGCGGGCTAGGATCGCGTCGGAGTCCATGTCTTCAACGATAATTCCCCGATATTCCTGTTTTCGTCTTGGTACAGATTCCAACCCTTCGGCAATTTTGGCCGTTTCTGCGCGGCCGTGTGTTTCAAGAAGTCCGATAACGACATCAATGCCGTCTGCTTTGAGCCGCTGGCCTTCCTGAAGCATTTGACAGGTTTTCCCGACTCCAGCGCAATAGCCGAGATAAACCTTCAGCCTTCCCCGTTGGGAGCGTCGGATTAGTCTGAGAAAAGATGTAGCTCTGTCTTCAGTCATTGCTTATGTATCTCCTTTACCGCCATATAAAACAGCTCAAACAGTTCAAATGGCTTAAACAACTTGAACGGCTTAAACAGTTCATTCGTTATTTCAAAATTTTATCAAGTCCCATATTCAGCATGAGTACATTTACCCTCGATTCACCGAGTATTCCAAGATCACGACCTTCGGTGTGTTTTTCAATCTCTTTGAGAACGCTGTTAGTGCTCAGGCCACGTGTTTTTGCTATGCGAGTTGCCTGCAGCAGGGCATTTTTTAGGCTGACATGAGGGTCAAGGCCACTTGCCGATGCAGTGACGGCATCGGCAGGGACGAGGCTGTCAATACCCAGGCCGTTTTCAGAGCGATAATCGATGACCCGTTGCTTTGTTGCGTCTATAAGTTTTTGCGAGGTTGGTCCAAGATTGCTTCCGCCTGAGTTGGCGGGATCATGGCCCTGGCCTGCTAAGGACGGACGGGGGTGAAAATATTTAGGACCTGCAAACCCCTGCGAAATAAGGCTTGACCCGGCAATCTTGCCTTCTTGCATGACCAGGGAACCGTTGGCCTTTGCCGGGAAAATGCCCTGGCCCAAAAGCCATACCAGCAGAGGATAAATCACGCACAGAAGAACAGCAAGGGATGCTGTAGCGATTAAAGAGATGCGAAGCTCAATGAGTAAGTTTTTCATGTTCCTTTTCTCCTCCTCATCCTATATAAGATGAAGTGCGTTTATGATAATGTCGACCAGTTTTATGCCTGGAAAAGGT
This is a stretch of genomic DNA from Pseudomonadota bacterium. It encodes these proteins:
- the kdpC gene encoding K(+)-transporting ATPase subunit C, coding for MKNLLIELRISLIATASLAVLLCVIYPLLVWLLGQGIFPAKANGSLVMQEGKIAGSSLISQGFAGPKYFHPRPSLAGQGHDPANSGGSNLGPTSQKLIDATKQRVIDYRSENGLGIDSLVPADAVTASASGLDPHVSLKNALLQATRIAKTRGLSTNSVLKEIEKHTEGRDLGILGESRVNVLMLNMGLDKILK